A part of Ooceraea biroi isolate clonal line C1 chromosome 10, Obir_v5.4, whole genome shotgun sequence genomic DNA contains:
- the LOC105278455 gene encoding (E3-independent) E2 ubiquitin-conjugating enzyme UBE2O, whose translation MGRGKMAASANVTPENQYFYEDVVYRVDKRGNVVFGIVMENDDQDMSEESSDSEESPPKRKKGEIRMIWHPSGVDELVNCKKVHLADRTLMPGDVVRRMIKGKDTQRGYCRDKELTACVQVIGTKQVLTDIKSEDLIPLQEFATDMAVCMDSWVGGIRMTHFKLWLVTPDGSHCVINEMDSCVLGQLEETRDNDNDFPHSEFYPGQSLCGPVHCLEEAQWIQCTKEMKAKRKLKPQKVTKVIVEKVETDWVGVHWQCRAYSKDGAWSGHQAQPKFVVEGEDLKKLKLLNVFEPSTVQVGDRNFYIIKGNENVITREQWRKQQRDVYQVPKQSPKKTRPNITVTKLPDDKKKEQKKPDKQSAEDSSQNNGVHSQDTTGNNTLMPPPHNQHAESSDEWDTEDTTGSQSDTASVSSGCSSMSSMGKKKKGPALMTKVLKKKKLRKAKKKVPPVPLIPGTKIVVETLSTNTKANVVWQDGSVEFGIPSTQLYPIHHLDDKEFFPGDFVVDQNEESRMYGVVQSVDHQGRTAKIKWFRTYTSSQNPEPTFLEEREVSVYDLKDHPDFQYRPGTLVIRIANFEGEDAGCTAGQVLDNYPEGRVKVWWVDSHISMCWPQDLYKVSEYDSDEGEPWDDVSSDSSWETELEDCFIADNDGTEQTEFENIKPKLAAHIEKARIAMSRLEEIFTQNPSLQTTEVMRKLLEVYKDCRYMDKLMGTSFFHECHFQGLLERVRERGRANVAQRMADQVTRLFTPKSECPEESINDDNVKSTSNDGDQCAAGTPEKQAVTIIGRSETDNITRIENNSKKQSEEQNAEEESVNRLFIRPNNPNPEDSGLYSAENSKKESGSSESSGEFLMSEDVNNVPEGSSTTNDTAPPEEEKKIEVSRVKKVPTSLTTSQNIGTSHVCVKLCNLIKAQLVLAHGEVSKRFGLGKMSLSDAEKTSSPQKKQKEEEHVEVMTEPSECSIEIPPPVYTELHEGFSIEETAPDCHKFKLTMFQPTDPTNFFRTVSKELKLLKSSLPPGVWVKGFEDRIDLYSVMFCGPEKTPYEDGLFLFDFQLSADYPAAPPLCHYISYCSDRLNPNLYEDGKVCVSLLGTWSGRGTEVWTSSSTLLQVIVSIQGLILVSEPYFNEAGFEKQKGSQQGHENSRMYNEMVVLKLVQAQTKLLLHPPLVFKSIIITHFKKHAEKLLQRLELWMEISEKHNNQHPLSPVTPTTFKKITDEIDEKVLPEFPLIPASRGFCITLRKTLATFKQVLIKENIMQRPSEWQDSENAMELTNGIANECQESARSVDSKVAAEHNESSDGNRQESSKKPTPSSNQSTKEAMSPFATNGFAVAPSETKKSTSSQNTS comes from the exons ATG GGCAGAGGAAAGATGGCTGCTTCGGCGAACGTTACGCCGGAGAACCAATACTTCTACGAGGATGTTGTCTACCGCGTGGACAAGCGGGGTAATGTTGTCTTCGGCATCGTCATGGAGAATGACGATCAGGACATGTCCGAGGAGAGCTCCGACAGCGAGGAGAGCCCACCGAAGCGTAAGAAGGGCGAGATCCGTATGATCTGGCATCCGTCCGGCGTCGACGAGTTGGTCAACTGTAAGAAG GTTCATCTGGCCGACAGAACGCTCATGCCAGGAGATGTGGTGCGCAGGATGATCAAGGGAAAGGATACACAGAGGGGCTACTGCAGGGACAAGGAACTGACCGCCTGTGTGCAGGTGATTGGCACGAAGCAGGTGCTTACGGACATCAAGAGCGAAGATCTCATCCCGCTGCAA GAATTTGCAACAGATATGGCGGTCTGCATGGACTCGTGGGTCGGTGGCATCAGAATGACGCACTTCAAATTGTGGCTCGTAACACCGGACGGATCGCACTGTGTTATAAATGAGATGGATTCCTGTGTGTTGGGCCAGTTGGAGGAGACACGCGACAAT GATAACGATTTTCCACACTCGGAATTCTATCCTGGTCAGAGTCTGTGCGGGCCGGTTCACTGTCTGGAGGAGGCACAGTGGATCCAGTGCACGAAGGAAATGAAGGCAAAGAGGAAACTGAAGCCGCAGAAGGTAACGAAAGTAATCGTGGAGAAAGTGGAGACCGATTGGGTCGGCGTGCATTGGCAGTGCCGAGCGTATTCGAAAGACGGCGCTTGGTCCGGTCATCAGGCTCAGCCAAAGTTCGTGGTCGAGGGTGAGGACCTGAAGAAGCTGAAATTGCTGAATGTGTTCGAGCCGTCGACGGTGCAGGTCGGCGAtcgcaatttttatatcatcaaGGGCAACGAAAACGTTATCACGCGGGAGCAGTGGCGGAAACAGCAGCGGGATGTCTACCAAGTTCCTAAGCAAAGTCCGAAGAAGACTCGCCCGAACATTACGGTGACGAAATTGCCGGACGATAAGAAGAAGGAACAGAAGAAGCCCGATAAACAATCGGCGGAGGACAGCAGCCAGAATAATGGTGTTCATTCGCAAGATACTACGGGCAATAACACTTTGATGCCACCACCGCATAATCAGCATGCCGAGAGCTCGGACGAGTGGGATACCGAGGATACGACGGGTTCGCAAAGCGATACCGCTTCG GTCTCTAGCGGCTGCTCTAGTATGTCGTCAatgggaaagaaaaaaaaaggtcCTGCATTGATGACGAAAGTgctgaagaaaaagaagttgcgcaaagcgaaaaagaaagtgCCGCCTGTCCCATTAATTCCCGGGACTAAGATAGTCGTAGAAACGTTGTCCACTAATACGAAAGCAAACGTGGTGTGGCAAGATGGCTCAGTAGAATTTG GCATACCGTCAACACAATTGTATCCAATTCATCATCTGGATGACAAGGAATTTTTCCCGGGCGATTTCGTAGTAGACCAAAATGAAGAGTCTAGAATGTACGGTGTTGTACAAAGCGTTGATCATCAGGGCCGTACTGCCAAGATAAAGTGGTTTAGAACATATACTTCTAGTCAAAATCCAGA ACCGACTTTTCTGGAGGAGCGTGAGGTGAGCGTGTACGATTTGAAGGACCACCCGGATTTCCAGTATAGACCCGGTACCCTGGTGATTCGAATAGCGAATTTCGAGGGCGAAGACGCCGGATGCACCGCCGGTCAAGTCCTGGATAATTATCCGGAGGGGCGTGTGAAAGTGTGGTGGGTCGACAGCCACATCAGCATGTGCTGGCCACAGGATTTATACAAGGTCAGCGAATACGACAGCGACGAGGGGGAACCGTGGGACGACGTATCGTCCGATTCCTCGTGGGAGACGGAACTGGAGGACTGCTTCATCGCCGATAACGACGGTACGGAACAGACGGAATTCGAGAACATAAAGCCAAAGTTAGCGGCGCACATCGAGAAGGCTAGGATCGCGATGTCGAGGCTGGAGGAGATCTTCACACAGAACCCATCGCTGCAAACGACCGAGGTGATGAGAAAACTCCTCGAAGTCTACAAGGATTGCCGTTACATGGACAAACTGATGGGCACCTCGTTCTTCCACGAGTGCCACTTCCAGGGGCTCCTCGAACGAGTGAGGGAACGCGGTAGAGCGAACGTTGCGCAACGCATGGCGGATCAAGTGACGAGGCTCTTCACGCCCAAATCCGAGTGCCCGGAAGAATCGATAAATGACGATAACGTGAAGAGTACGAGCAACGACGGTGATCAATGTGCCGCGGGCACACCGGAGAAACAAGCTGTTACGATCATCGGCAGATCTGAGACTGACAATATTACCAGAATCGAGAATAATAGCAAGAAACAGAGCGAGGAGCAGAACGCGGAGGAGGAGTCTGTAAATCGGTTATTCATACGACCGAATAATCCTAATCCCGAGGATTCCGGTCTGTACTCGGCGGAAAACTCGAAGAAGGAATCGGGCTCGAGCGAGTCCAGTGGCGAGTTCCTCATGAGCGAAGACGTCAATAACGTGCCGGAAGGCTCATCCACGACGAACGATACAGCTCCGCccgaagaagagaagaagatcgAAGTTAGTAGGGTGAAGAAAGTGCCGACGAGTCTCACGACTTCTCAGAACATTGGGACGTCGCACGTGTGTGTCAAACTGTGTAACCTGATAAAGGCGCAGCTCGTGCTGGCGCACGGCGAGGTGTCCAAGCGATTCGGTCTGGGCAAGATGTCACTATCGGACGCGGAGAAGACCTCGTCGCCGCAGAAGAagcagaaggaggaggaacACGTGGAAGTGATGACAGAGCCATCCGAGTGCTCGATCGAGATCCCACCGCCGGTTTACACCGAATTACACGAGGGCTTCTCCATAGAGGAGACCGCGCCCGATTGCCACAAGTTCAAGCTGACCATGTTCCAGCCCACCGATCCGACGAACTTCTTCAGGACAGTCTCCAAGGAATTGAAACTGCTGAAGAGCTCGCTTCCGCCGGGCGTGTGGGTGAAAGGATTCGAAGACCGCATAGACCTGTATTCCGTGATGTTCTGTGGGCCTGAGAAGACGCCCTACGAGGATGGCCTTTTCCTTTTCGACTTTCAGTTGTCTGCTGACTATCCGGCTGCGCCGCCGCTCTGCCACTACATCTCTTACTGCAGCGACCGACTGAATCCGAATCTCTATGAGGACGGGAAGGTGTGCGTGAGTTTGCTGGGTACCTGGTCTGGTCGCGGCACGGAGGTGTGGACGAGCTCGTCCACCCTGCTGCAGGTGATCGTTTCGATACAGGGTCTGATTCTCGTGAGCGAGCCGTATTTCAACGAAGCCGGATTCGAGAAGCAGAAGGGCTCGCAACAGGGACACGAGAACTCGAGGATGTACAACGAGATGGTGGTGCTAAAACTGGTACAGGCGCAGACCAAGCTACTGCTGCATCCGCCGCTCGTATTCAAGAGCATTATCATCACGCACTTCAAGAAACATGCCGAAAAGTTGTTACAGAGGCTGGAACTGTGGATGGAGATATCCGAGAAGCATAATAATCAGCATCCGCTGTCGCCAGTCACTCCCACCACGTTTAAAAAGATTACCGATGAGATTG ATGAAAAGGTGTTGCCCGAATTTCCGCTCATCCCGGCATCCCGAGGTTTCTGCATAACTCTTCGCAAGACTCTAGCGACGTTCAAGCAAGTGCtcattaaggaaaatataatgCAGCGACCGAGTGAATGGCAGGACAGTGAAAACGCTATGGAGTTAACGAACGGTATCGCCAATGAGTGCCAAGAATCTGCCAGATCTGTCGACAGTAAAGTAGCGGCGGAACATAACGAGAGCAGTGACGGCAATAGGCAGGAAAGTAGCAAGAAGCCGACCCCGAGCAGCAATCAATCCACGAAGGAAGCGATGTCACCTTTCGCAACGAATGGTTTCGCGGTGGCGCCGAGCGAAACGAAAAAAAGTACTTCGAGCCAAAACACCAGCTAG
- the LOC105278454 gene encoding hydroxyacylglutathione hydrolase, mitochondrial isoform X2: MKVQILPALQDNYMYLIIDETTQEAAIVDPVDPDAVTTAVKQHNVKLTKVLTTHHHWDHAGGNGKLLKSFTGLPVYGGDDRIEAINHKITHNDVLNIGNLSVKCLATPCHTRGHICYYVTGEEQPPSVFTGDTLFAGGCGRFFEGTADQMYKALVEVLGSLPEETNVYCGHEYTANNLKFGLHVEPENQAIREKLDWAHTQRANSLPTVPSTIKDEKLTNPFMRVHETSVMQHAQQNDPVQTMSYLRREKDNFKA, translated from the exons ATGAAGGTGCAAATACTACCGGCGCTTCAAGATAATTACATGTACTTG aTTATCGACGAAACAACGCAGGAAGCTGCTATTGTAGACCCCGTTGATCCAGACGCCGTAACTACAGCTGTCAAACAACACAATGTCAAGCTAACGAAAGTCCTGACCACTCATCACCATTGGGATCATGCTGGTGgaaatggaaaattattgAAGAGCTTCACCGGCCTGCCCGTGTATGGCGGCGATGACAGAATAGAAGCCATTAATCACAAAATCACGCACAACGATGTGTTAAACATCGGCAATTTGTCGGTTAAATGTCTGGCAACGCCTTGCCATACACGTGGACACATCTGTTACTACGTTACAGGGGAGGAACAGCCACCATCTGTATTTACGGGAGACACGCTTTTTGCTGGAGGCTGTGGAAGATTCTTCGAGGGTACTGCCGACCAGATGTACAAGGCGCTCGTTGAAGTCTTAGGCTCCTTACCTGAAGAGACG AACGTGTACTGCGGACACGAATACACAGCTAACAATCTCAAGTTTGGCCTGCACGTGGAGCCTGAAAATCAGGCGATTCGAGAAAAGTTGGACTGGGCGCACACTCAGCGGGCCAACAGTCTGCCGACCGTGCCCAGCACCATCAAAGACGAGAAACTGACGAACCCGTTTATGAGGGTGCACGAGACATCCGTAATGCAACACGCGCAACAGAACGATCCCGTTCAAACGATGTCGTATTTGAGACGTGAAAAGGACAATTTTAAAGCTTAA
- the LOC105278453 gene encoding non-histone protein 10 produces MSDESEYDPEPEEFDIYKRKYQLLLERCEILQQENERLVYRIQKVRKLLRRTRKEKKFLIDRLDQHGDRWREAPMGVLEENSVFPSTPKAEKGGKGASHNAKEEKPKKGTKRKGAKADPNAPKRPANPFFQFCQEQRPRVMERLAGEPEPSKQELTRQLATTWKSLSSEDKKVYYDMYERSKEKYVAEMQIYNKKTEDAPCQMPLNIT; encoded by the exons ATGTCCGACGAATCTGAATACGACCCGGAACCGGAGGAATTCGATATTTACAAGAGAAAATATCAATTGCTGTTAGAAAGATGCGAGATTTTACAGCAG GAGAATGAAAGACTGGTCTATAGAATCCAGAAAGTGAGGAAGCTTCTTCGGCGtacaagaaaagagaaaaa ATTCTTGATCGATCGATTAGATCAGCATGGAGATCGTTGGCGGGAAGCTCCGATGGGCGTTCTTGAAGAGAACAGCGTGTTCCCGTCTACTCCAAAAGCAGAGAAGGGTGGAAAAGGTGCTTCTCACAATGCCAAAGAAGAGAAACCGAAGAAGGGAACGAAGAGAAAAGGCGCGAAGGCGGATCCGAACGCGCCGAAGAGACCTGCCAATCCTTTCTTCCAGTTTTGCCAGGAACAAAGACCACGCGTGATGGAACGTCTAGCTGGAGAACCAGAACCCAGCAAGCAAGAACTCACCAGACAGCTTGCAACCACTTGGAAATCTCTTAGTTCTGAAGATAAAAAG GTGTATTATGATATGTACGAAAGATCGAAGGAGAAATATGTTGCAGAGATGCAAATATACAACAAAAAAACTGAAGATGCACCCTGTCAGATGCCACTGAACATAACataa
- the LOC105278447 gene encoding uncharacterized protein LOC105278447: MCCSKKLVCYLTIGLLLMGIFLEEVEARRKILRGRKTITRRYYRGTAIPAWAIVVLTGVGMLLLGGGLYAALQKFVVDAADTGESHSYQPALQIES, translated from the exons ATGTGTTGTTCGAAGAAGCTCGTGTGCTACTTAACTATCGGTTTAC TTCTGATGGGGATATTCCTGGAAGAAGTCGAGGCGAGGCGCAAAATTCTGAGAGGCCGGAAAACGATAACCAGACGTTATTACA GAGGTACGGCCATTCCAGCCTGGGCTATAGTGGTTCTGACAGGCGTCGGCATGCTATTGCTCGGTGGCGGTCTTTATGCCGCGCTGCAAAAGTTCGTGGTTGACGCTGCCGATACCGGAGAGAGTCATTCCTATCAACCAGCACTACAGATTGAAAGTTGA
- the LOC105278454 gene encoding hydroxyacylglutathione hydrolase, mitochondrial isoform X1, with product MFCQAALRACPTWLENRLTSIYFRAKSISSNGFGRSHSLSTVVDHPNMKVQILPALQDNYMYLIIDETTQEAAIVDPVDPDAVTTAVKQHNVKLTKVLTTHHHWDHAGGNGKLLKSFTGLPVYGGDDRIEAINHKITHNDVLNIGNLSVKCLATPCHTRGHICYYVTGEEQPPSVFTGDTLFAGGCGRFFEGTADQMYKALVEVLGSLPEETNVYCGHEYTANNLKFGLHVEPENQAIREKLDWAHTQRANSLPTVPSTIKDEKLTNPFMRVHETSVMQHAQQNDPVQTMSYLRREKDNFKA from the exons ATGTTCTGTCAAGCTGCACTTCGTGCATGTCCAACGTGGCTTGAAAATAGACTCACGTCTATATACTTCAGGG CAAAGAGCATTTCTTCCAACGGATTTGGTAGATCACATAGTCTCAGCACAGTAGTAGATCATCCCAACATGAAGGTGCAAATACTACCGGCGCTTCAAGATAATTACATGTACTTG aTTATCGACGAAACAACGCAGGAAGCTGCTATTGTAGACCCCGTTGATCCAGACGCCGTAACTACAGCTGTCAAACAACACAATGTCAAGCTAACGAAAGTCCTGACCACTCATCACCATTGGGATCATGCTGGTGgaaatggaaaattattgAAGAGCTTCACCGGCCTGCCCGTGTATGGCGGCGATGACAGAATAGAAGCCATTAATCACAAAATCACGCACAACGATGTGTTAAACATCGGCAATTTGTCGGTTAAATGTCTGGCAACGCCTTGCCATACACGTGGACACATCTGTTACTACGTTACAGGGGAGGAACAGCCACCATCTGTATTTACGGGAGACACGCTTTTTGCTGGAGGCTGTGGAAGATTCTTCGAGGGTACTGCCGACCAGATGTACAAGGCGCTCGTTGAAGTCTTAGGCTCCTTACCTGAAGAGACG AACGTGTACTGCGGACACGAATACACAGCTAACAATCTCAAGTTTGGCCTGCACGTGGAGCCTGAAAATCAGGCGATTCGAGAAAAGTTGGACTGGGCGCACACTCAGCGGGCCAACAGTCTGCCGACCGTGCCCAGCACCATCAAAGACGAGAAACTGACGAACCCGTTTATGAGGGTGCACGAGACATCCGTAATGCAACACGCGCAACAGAACGATCCCGTTCAAACGATGTCGTATTTGAGACGTGAAAAGGACAATTTTAAAGCTTAA